ataaatggATTAAATAGACTGATTTGAGTCAGatcatttatgatttaatttaaaCCTGATCCACCCCAACTCAATCTATTCGTTTGACGGCCTGGGTTTGACTTATCGCTGATGATTTCATTGGACAAAGGTATTTGCGGAAATAACCCCACACAAGGAAGAAGCTTCAAAGAGATGTCCACCGGCCGTAGGTGAGGAAGATCTACGTATACGTGCCGAGCGTTGCGTGTCGGTCAGggacaaaagttgaaaatcgACCGTCGAGTGTCTGGGCAACATCCGACTCATTCGGGGCACAAAGACGACACGATTGCACGTTGCAAAAAGGAAGCGATGCTGATAGAAAGTGAAAGGCCAGATATTTCCCgtagtcaattcaattatcattaatattattatttagtgCCCAACTAATTATCAGAAGCCAGCTTTAAATGTGTACTTGTCCGACAATAGGACACTTTAATCAACAGAAAATATCAGACCTAGCAAGCGGTCTCATCAgaagaaaaatcgaaaatataattactaaaattccctaataaaatattatattttctctcagaaaacaaaaagcaaaagattattaattttattgGGGGTGGCTAGTATCAAATTCCCAATCCCTATACTAACCTTATGCTAAACTTTGCCTGTATGTCTTTTATAAACCCGCtttataatttgataattttttaagattcGATTCAGGACACATTTCATAAGGGACGAACTCAAATGGGAACTTTATTAAATGGGAGAAAAGACTGGAAATAGGTATTTCTAAAAATCGCGGTTAAGGCTTTCAGCTGTGTATCGTTATTCTTTATTAAGGTTTCGTTCAATTCCTATCAAGACATGTTGAGTCTTCCATTAGATGGGAGATGCCCGGAAAATGACGGAACTTGATCTATCTGAAAAGGTCAGGCCATTACATGTCCTTTATGGATGGCGACCAAGCCTCTATTAAGTGAAAGCATTATGACCAAATGGGTCTACTGTAGTATTTATCTTAAAAGCTATACAACATGACATGTCGACATGTcgtttctttaaaaataaaaaattatgatactttTGGGACATGTTGTATAtgaaatgtatatttatatatataaatgataaattatcatttttataattgttttaatcaaattaatttgattcaaattcacaaataaataaataataaaaaaggagtatagaatgaatttacacaaaaaaaaaacaataatcccccatttgttaatattattcattatttcaatttgacaaattcaactccattctaataatccataaaacttgaaaggaaaaaaacaaataatcaacATTTTGAACTTACATGTCAAAGCgtgttgaaaaagaagagaaaaaaacttaAGGGGTGAACTATGTATCACGAGAAGTAAGagtcaaaaagagagagaaaacggtatttttcttctttttccatttattattttattattttttatatatttacattttaacatctcatttattgaaattttaaaaattgacctgTGCATGTTAGATTTCCGAACTTACATGTTAGAATTTTAGACTTGAGTGTCAGAAGAGTTGACTAGGTATAAGAAATCCGACACTTATTGATTAAGTGTCGAAGAGTATTAGAGAGTGTTGGAAAGTGTTGACACATGTCAAATTGTCTGGCACAACATGAAGGCTTTCGAAAAATATCACTGCTTCTTAGCTTAAAAGTGCCTTCAATGTTAATCACACACCAACTcacattaattaaattaacttcCAAAGTATCAATGAATAATAGCCTCAACATGTTATTAGTTATTAATTATCCAATACTACTTGATGATAGAACTATACTATAATCACTGAGTGTTGTCCTTCAAGCTCATGATAttagatattaatttaaatcactaatcaatttggcTCTAATTTGGACATCCGACGCACGTTAATTCTCCCATTTTCAGATTCTGTTagcttgtttcctttttttcaataatgaaaacCCGGTTAAACTGATAAATTCTAATTAGTTGTCATCTAAAAGAAATCGAaattaatctttaatttttcttaaaatttatctCGGCTTCGCTAGATCGGGCTAGGTGGAGCCTCACCGGCctggggcgaggctcgagctagCTTGCGGCCGGTCGCTGGACACCGCCATGGCCGGTTGTCGGTCGccgccaaagaagaagatgaaaagaaagaaagaaattaaaagaaattaaaaactcgatttaaaagaaaaaggaagaataaaaataaaacgaaaatgtattggtaaaaagaagcaagatggaagaagctatggaaaatgttttccacttctcaaaagtggaaaacattttcctcacttttaaatgtgttttttccaatgatggaaaatattttccttgactagttcattttccgtgaaacgaacatcggaaaatccgaaaaatgttttctcgaAAGTCATTTTcagcgaaacgaacggacccggTAAAACATTATGACCAAATGGGTCTACTATAGTATTTATCTTAAAAGCTATACAACATAACACGTCGACACgtcgtttctcaaaaaataaaaaattctaatacTTTGGGACATGTACatgaaatgtatatttttatatataaatgataaattatcatttttataattgttttaatcaaattaatttgattcaaattcacaaataaataaataataaaaaagaagtatataatgaatttacacaaAAAACAATAATCCactatttgttaatattattaattatttcaatttaacaaattcaattctattctaataatccatagaacttgaagggaaaaaaacaaataatcaacATTTTGGACTCACATGTTAGAGCGTGtcgaaaaagaagagaaaaaaacttaGGGGGTGAACTATGTATCACGAGAAGTaagagtcaaaagagaagagaaaataatacttttcttctttttccatttattatttttattattattttttatatttacattttaacatctcatttattgaaaattttaaaaattgacctttGCATGTTAGATTTCCAAACTTGCACGTTAGAATCTCATACTTGAGTCTCAGGAGAGTTGAAGAGGTGTTGGAAATCCGACACTTATTGATTGAGTGTCGAAGAGTATTAGAGAGTGTTGGAGAGTGCCGACATATGTCAAATTGTCCGGCACGACATGAAGTCTTCCAAAAAGTATCACTGCTTCTTAGCTTAAAAGTGCCTTCAATGTTAATCAAACACCAACTcacattaattaaattaacttcCAAAGTATCCATGAATAATAGCCTCAACATGTTATTAGTTATTAATTATCCAACACTACCTGATGATAGAACTATACTATAATCACTGAGTGTTGTCCTTCAAGCTCATGATAttagatattaatttaaatcactaatcaatttggcTCTAATTTGGACATCCGACGCACGTTAATTCTCCtattttcagattttgttaGCTTAAAATTCcttgtttccttttttcaataatgaaaacCTGGTTAAACTGATAAATTCTAATTAGTTGTCATCTAAAAACAATcgaaattaatctctaatttttcgtatattaaaaaaaagtgatataaTTGGGAAGTGTCTTTGCAAGAAGTGTCCTTAGAATGTCCCAAGCATTAAGTAAGTCATGATCATACTCTGTTAAACAGGGGAAACAGAGCAAAGGGGAGAAACTTCAGCAAGACTGATAAAAATAGTTTCATTGCTCCAAATGAGAGAACAAAATTGCTACTTTTAATTATGCAGTAGAATCAAGCTACATCCTCAGCAATATCTCAAAGGAGCAACGGTTGATCGGTAACGCCCGGCGACAGTTCATGTTCTGCCTTGTGCTTGATCTTGCTGATAGCAGAGAGGAGCTTAGTAACTGACAAAGGCTTCTCATGATAATCATCAAGACCTGCTTCAATGAACGCTTGCCTTTCTTGTGACACTGAGTGAGATGAGACACCAGCAATTGTGCTCCTAATGCCCATTTCTCGCAGTTTCTTCGTTGCCTGTCAAAACCCACAACGTAAAATGTCCGGTGGCTCTTGCTCGGTCCAATCTTAGTTTGCTTAGCTGATCATAGGAAAAGTTAGTAGTACCTCTATGCCATTCATGACAGGCATGTCCCTGTCCATGAGAATGAGGTTGAATTTCTTCCCCGATAGGTGGATCTCAACCGCTTCTTTCCCGTTGCCAACGATATGGTTCTCGATTCCGAGGATGTTCAGGAGTCGGTGGTGAATCATTTGGCTCACCTTGTCGTCGTCGACCACGAGTGCAGTGACCTCGCCCTTCAGGCTAGTGACGCCGAGTGCTTGACTTGTCGACATTCAgttctcttcactttttcaagttttgaacCTCAGGACAATGTTTAAGTACTTCAGTGGTTGTAATGGCTAGTAAGTTTGTTACTGTCAATCGAATGGGAGTCCTATAAATACACCTGTGTATGAGGTGGTTGAAATTAATGTGAGGAAGATAACCAGATATGATGAAATCACTTGGATTTCCTTGGATATCATGTAATCCATGAATCGGATCTCTTCCATTTCTGGGAAATAATCATAGAAGCAGATATTATGGCTTTTTCGTGGAATGGAATGGATGTTGAATTTGGCTGGAAATGGCTAGAAATCCCATTTCAGCCGATACATTTAATCTGCACCGGCGACGTCCTGTGATCCCCCTTTCTATAAACCGATAAATGCCACATCAGTTTTCCTACCTTTCATAATCAAAATAGACACTGAGCTCGGCGTATTGTTTTCAAATTCATACACGATCCGTTACCTTTCAAAGAAAACCGTGATCAAATTTGGTAATATTGACAGGGAAAACGgagttgcctttttttttttttgtgggattGTTTTTTGCCTCCCTACAACCATATGTTCTTGGCTTCTAACGTTATTTTCTATATAAGACATTTCTTGCTTTTGTCAGATCCCCAATAGATACCTCGAGATATCGGTGCTTCTGTATGGTTTGGAAACAAATTTCAGAAGCCAAATTACCGTCTACCGCACAGAAATAGAAGATTGTAGATGACTCGAATTCATGGTTAATCTAAATAATGTCATCGCTGCAACAAATATCAGTTCCATGAGCACCATTCACAAAGCATTTACAAGCCAAATCAAAATAATGTCATCGCTGCAACCATTCACGAGCAGCATTTTACagccaaatcaaaattttagcaCGACGTTTCATTGCCAGGTGAAACTAGAGCCTGAGCTTATATTAGACAGCAAGCAACTGAAATGTGACCATACAATGACTTCTAGACATTGGAAATGGAAACTCCTCATTTTAAGTCACTCATCGTCCATGTCCGGTAATTAATTTGAGAACCAGGTGCAAATTACTTGTGTGTCAGGCTGACAGCAGAAGAATTTGACCTCTTAAGgaatgtctttctttttcttgatgagagAAAAACTAAGAAATCTCTTCTCCATTCAATGCTTAAGAAATGAACAACCTATGGTTAAGACACTGATATTGCATGAATAGATTTTCTGTTGGATTTTGTTTCCACAAAGTTTATGTACTCGGTAGACAGGCTAATTATGCGCCAAGCTTCCAAAATTAGCATCCTTTTCTGTACTAAACTCGCAACTTGCACTTGGGGTGGAAAGGATTATTAATCACCAAAAAAGGAACATTGGGGTGTCTGCAGCACAGAGCCTCCTAATGCATCATTACAATTAAATGAACACAAAATTATCAATGCCGGTCCAAAACAGAAAGAAACAGGTAAAATTAATCAGACTTTCCGAAATGCTTACACGTGAtgattattatgaaaaaaatcagaaatttctGCATTTTTACTGCTTATCACATCTCACTAGTCATCTGCACTAGAGATGGGTTCCTGATCAATAATTTATTCAGTCCATCCATATCGGCAATGAACTCAGTTTAGATGCTGAGTTCTGCATGCTTCAGTGACAAACGCAATGCCTTAATCTCCAGTATTAAAACCAGAAGGAGACTTGCACTTGCCTTAATCTCCTAGAGATATATAATGCGTCCGGTAGGAAACATGGTGGATATGCCTGTATATTGTCTCATATCTTTTCTAACATTCCATATGTGAATATATACAACTGAAACACTATTCTTAGCAGAAGTGAAGTATAACGTGAGTCCTATTTCCCTGAGCTGTTAAAGTTGACTGGAAATAATGCCAAATAAATTTGCAACGATGCCATTCAAGTACTGGTGCTGGCTATGCAGGATGAAACAAATATGTTCCTTGAGCGCAGAACATACAGGAACTATGAGCTCCGGACTCTTTTTCTGCTATCACAATGCTTGACCAACCAAAATGCAATATGTCGAGTTTTGGCATAAAGGGAAACTTGTCTAACGATTCTCCCAAACGATATTAGATATTCATTTACAGTACATGCAGTTATTAAGTCTACATGCATGGATTAGATTTTAGATTACCAATCAATTTGGTTCTAGCGTGGTAACTAATGATCGTGCTGCTGCTTCAGTTGAAatgagtgattttttttttaaaggacgGCGCTCTGTGAAGTACTTGCGCTTGCCTTTGATTCAGGTAAGCTAAGTATGGAGAGCATAGGCCAGCAGAGAGGAACACATCCAGATCTAAGACTTGGACGGTGAAGTACCTATTCCTTGCAGGGACAATTCAGTTCATCAACTCAGTGATTTATAGTTCGGTCAGCTATTAGTGTCACAATTATCCAattcaaatttatcaaaatgctGGAAAGAAAGTGtactaattttttgttcaaaggAACCTGAGAATGCTAGAGGGGCCAAGGTTGCTTGGGAGGACATTTGTCTACATTTATGTACTTTCCACCACTGAAATCTGATCCAACTTAGGTTGGCTGTTATCAATAATAGAATCAAATTTAGAGGAGACTTGTAGAGACAGATCCTGGTGTACATATAACATACGGACATCATAAATCttgcttttgaatttttcagaaTATAAAATGCTTGCGACACCCATTTTTGCTAGAAGTATCGCCGTACATGTTGAAGTTCAATCTGGTCCTTTTGTAAACAGCCCGAGCTCTGATGGAGGTTTTGACATGCACCCACGGATAACCAATTAAGGCATGTGGTGCGACTTGGATTGGCCTTCCGATACTTGAGTCGGTAAGTGCAGAGAATGGGAGGAATAGACTCAGTATTTAGAGAACAGAACAGGCTTTTGCGTGCCTGGGCATGAAGAGCCTGTATTTACAGGTGGACTTACAAAAGAGCAACCCGTGATGAAAGAACTATAGATTTAGCAAGACTTATTGACTAAGCAATTTGATAAGTTCATAGACATTGGTCATTCAAATGAGCTAACCACTTTGTATCTGGTTGCAACTTATCTGAACATCTATTTGATATCCGTTATAAGTTTTGTTGCAAAACCTTAGCATGTGATGAATCATGATCATGCTCTCTTACAGGAGAGGCGgagccaaaaaaggaaaacttcaGCATGCCCATAAAATTCTTCATTGAAACATatgagaggggaaaaaaatgcTACACTTTCTGAGGATGAACATTCAAGCTGACATCACTAATATCTCAAAGGAACAACAGTTGATTTGGTAATTCTGCGCAAGTTCACACTATTCCTTGGGCTTGATCTTACTGACAACAGAGAGGAGCTTAGCAACTGTCAAAGGTTTCTCATGATAGACATCAAGACCCGCTTCAGTGAATTCTTGTTTTATCTTTGAGGACGAGTGAGACGAAACACCTGCAATGGTGCTCCCAATGCCCATATCTCGCAGTCTCTTTGTTGCCTGTCAAAAACCAGAAAACAAAATTTCCAATGGCTTTTTCCTTGTTTCAAGCTTAGGTTTTCTTTAGCTGTTAGTTAGAACATAGGAAAGCCAATAGTACCTCTATACCATTCATGACAGGCATGTCCCTGTCCATCAGAATGAGGTTGAATTTCTTCCCAGATAGGTGGATGTCAACTGCTTCTTTTCCATTCGCGACCACATCATTCTCGATTCCAAGGATGTTCAGGAGCCGGTGATGAATCTTTTGGCTAACCCCGTCGTCATCGACCACGAGCGCAGTTAATTCGCTCTTTGGGCTAGAGAACCCGTGCGATTGACTTATCGGCATTCCTTTTCTAAGTACCACTGTATGGGACCTCAGGATTAACTCTATGTACTGTAGTGGTGCAATGACTAATGAGTTCGTCAATATCAAACAAATGGCAGGCCTATAAAAAGGCCCATGTGTGAGGTCAGCAGAGATTAATTAGTGAGTAAGAGATCAGATATGATGAAATCACTTGGATTTATGATGAAATCACTTGGATTTTGTTGGATATCATGAAATCCATGGATTGGATCTTTTCCATTTCTGGACTATACTCATTAAGAAGCGGCTTCTTCTTGTTGAGCAGCGAATGTCGGATTTAGCCAGAAATGGACAGAAATCACTTCAGTCGATTCATGAAATCTAGACTGGCATTCTCTTGGTGATCACTCTTTCTATGAACAGATCAATTCGACATTGAATTCTACTTTTTTGAATGGAATCGCTCACAGAGCTGTTCTTCAGAGGCTACCTTTCAATATACCCATAGAAATTTTTACATTTGCAGGGTATTGTTTCCATACGTACACGATATCTTACTTTTCAGAGAAATAAGTGATCAGATTTTGcaatatagacagaaaaagagTCATCTGTCTTTGCAGTTTTCCTGTTTGCCCCGCCACATCAGAATACTCTAGGCTTGTAGGTTCATTAAGATATTCCTACACTTGCTTTCATTCAATCCCAATAAATTCCTCACGATCTTGGTGCTTCTGTATAGTTTGGAAATCACATgtaaaattggagaaaattccTAAGAGGTCCAAAAAGAGACGGATTATATGAGATCCATGACAATGTAATACTGCATTGATGAATGTCGAAGAATGTTAACTGCACTGCTGGGAAATCaaaatgtttggatgaaataaTATCGCTCTTAACCTAAATTACGGCATCACTGCGGCATGCAGCTTGCAAAGTTACCATCCATAATGCTCttaatcaaattttctcatttttatgtTGTGAGGTCCACCTCAAAATGAAGACACAATGAACTAACGATATTTGAAATGCAACATTTATGTCTAGTCAGGCATCTTTCATATCCTGGAATTTATTTAGAACCTGGTTCAGAGAATGCATGTTTAacagaagaaaaatatgatcctTGAGAGagtgtctttctttttctggatgaagaaatgataaaagacATCTCATGAAtgcattttgaaaatcttttcttcatttaataCATATGAAATGAACAACCTATCCTTAAGACTTAAATCCTGCATGAATAGATTCTCTAGTAGATTTAGTTTCCGCTAAATTTTTGAACATGCATAGACTGCGTAATTATTGGCAAAATTTTTTCCAAGCGACGCCTCCATTATTATGTTTCACAAATTGCGGAGAAAAGGATTTACTTAATCACCAACAAAACGAAAATCTAGCTTAAATGTAACATTTATTCAGGCGAAAGTAATCGGCACcagtcaaaaaaaagaaagaaacagttTTTAAGTAATCAGCCTTTCTGAAGCATCTTCTAACAAcgtattattataaaaaaaatccaaattttccgcTTTGCAATGTTAAGAAGGGTATTTTAGTTGCACTTAAAACTGCTGATCACATCTCACCTATCATACTTGCAACCAGATGGGATCTGATATATAATTGGCTTAGTCCTAGTAGTATCATCAATATACTGAGTTACAGTAACTTCTCCATATTTCAGATATGAGCACTAAAAATTAATCTCAGGGTTGCTATCAGATGGAAACTTGCATTTCAGGTTCAAAATTGTAGAATTGAACAATACATCGAGCCCCTAGAGATATATAATGCGCATCTGAAGGTACATGATCGGAAATAGAAATGATATGTCAGAAAATTATCTCACATCATTCCTCGCATGTCATATATGAAATATACAACtgaaacacacacacacacacaaagagTACAAGGTGAGTCCTATTTCCTTAGGTTGCTAAAGTCGACTGGGAATTATTTCAAGTAAATTTGCAATGACACTTTGTTCCAGTACTTGTGCTGGCTATGCAAGATGAAAGAAATTCTTTCCTTGAGCACAGAACATGCAAGAACATTGAGCTCAAAAAAGTTCATTGGGCGCTCCTCAATGTCACTTGCTGACTAAACAGGGCATGATAAGTCGAGTTTTGACAAAACAGGTACTCTGGTTTTCCAGGAAGTTGCATGAAAAGATCTGTAATGTTTGAATGACATTAATAAGAATGCAGATGTTCCAGTCCAACTTAAGTGCACTTGGTGAGTGAAAGGTGAGTCTGTAGGCACCAACTTTGTGGGCGCATTAACAAAAAGCTGTGTTTGGAAATGGCAACATATAGTTGGAATCAGATGGCAATGGAgagatatataaaaaaaaaagaaaaaaaaaaaaaaaatacttgttaAACTGACATGGACACTGATGCATAAGAATGTTGTAACTATATCTATGCTGATTATTGAGACTGGCACTTAGTACGTAACTTCAGAGACACCAAGGACAGCGGAGCCCCAGAATTGCTCATCAGACACCCATTAACGGTTCTGCTGCTGTCAATCTTGGCCAGGATTGCACCAAAGTTTCTAGGTGCAGTGGCCTCTCGATGCAGCTGTGGACTCCCGCATTCATCATTTCTTTGCCACCAATACTCATCAGGACACAGGAGAATCTTGAGCTCATTGTTCTGTCCCGTTCTATCCTTCAATTTTCCatcagaaaaagagaaaaaattcatCGTGCACTCTTCTTTTGCGATTCCAATACTTGACCAACCAGAAGATGATATATCGAGTTTTTTTCCAGAAAGAATAACTTGTATAACATCGGGTGTCTGATGAACAATTCTCACAAAGGGACATCATCATTTCTCGTCAAGTTTTCCAggaaattgcatgaaaatatcCATAATGCCTACAAGAACTCATAAAAAATTGCAGCCGTTGCTGTCCCAACATAAGTGCACTTGGTAGGTGAATTTTAGTGCAAAGCTTTAATATCACTAGCATTTGATTTAGTCTGGGTCATGCGCTCTCAGCAAGAGAGACAAAGCAAAGCAGAAAACTTCAGCAAGACTCGTAAAATTCTTCATTGAACtaaatgagaggaaaaaaaggctACATTTTCTCATGCAGAACACCCTATCTAACAACAGCGGCATCTCAAAGGAACAATGATTGATCGGTAACGCCAGGAAGTTTCACGCCTTGTACTTGATCTTGCTGACAACGGAGAGGAGCTTAGCAACCGTCAAAGGCTTCTCGTGATAGTCATCAAGACCTGCTTCAATGAATTCTTGCCTCTCTTCTGATAATGAGTGAGAAGAAACACCAGCGATTGTGCTTTTAACGCCCATATCTCGCAGTTTCTTTGTCGCCTGTTAAAAGTCGAAAACAAAAATCTCCCTAACTGTCCGAAAAATTAATGGTTCTTGCTTCAACTTAGGCTTATCTAGCTCTTAGTCATAGGAAAGTTGACAGTACCTCTATGCCATTCATTACAGGCATGTCTCTGTCCATGAGAACGAGGTCAAATTTCTTTCCCGAGGAGTGGATCTCGACGGCTTCTTTTCCGTTTCCAACAACATGGTTCACAATTCCAAGGACGTTTAGGAGCTGGTGGTGAATCATTTGGCTCACTTTGTTATCGTCAACCACGAGCGCAGTGACCTCATCATTCAGGCTAGGGACTCCAAGAAATTGACTTTTCGGCATTCCCTTCCTGTGTATCTATGTACTGgatcttcttctcccttttcaGCTCCAAACCTCTTGATATGTACTTCAGTGGTTGTATTGTACTAGAGAGTTTGTCACTGTCAAACAAACGGGAATCCCATATAAAGGGCTCCGTGTGGAGGGTTGAAATGAGAGCGAGGAAGAGCGCCGGACATCATGAAATGACTTGGATTTTGTTGGATAACATGAAATCAAGAATTGAACAGTTTCCACTTCTGGGTAATACAAATGAAAAAGCAGCTTTTTCGAGCGGAAATGAACGTTGAATTCAGCCAGAAATGGACAGAAATCACACTTCAGCCGATGCATACAATCTGCACTAGCATCATCTTGGATCCTCTCTTTCGAAGGACTCATTGATTTGacattgattttcctttatgGAAACAGACATCGACCAAGTTGTTATTTCAGAGGCAACTTCTTAATGTACCTTTTGAAATCATTACATAAGCGACATGCCGTTTTCAAATACATACTCGATCTGTTACCTTTCaaagaaaagcatgaaaaaTATGGACAGAGAAAAGAGTCGTCTTTCGTTTCAGATTCTTATGCCTCACTTAATCCACAAATTTTTGGTTTATAAGTTTATTTTCAGTATATAcatttcttgcttttgtttgaTCCCTGATAAACTACTT
This region of Eucalyptus grandis isolate ANBG69807.140 chromosome 8, ASM1654582v1, whole genome shotgun sequence genomic DNA includes:
- the LOC104416320 gene encoding two-component response regulator 24, which encodes MSTSQALGVTSLKGEVTALVVDDDKVSQMIHHRLLNILGIENHIVGNGKEAVEIHLSGKKFNLILMDRDMPVMNGIEATKKLREMGIRSTIAGVSSHSVSQERQAFIEAGLDDYHEKPLSVTKLLSAISKIKHKAEHELSPGVTDQPLLL
- the LOC104416322 gene encoding two-component response regulator 24, producing the protein MPKSQFLGVPSLNDEVTALVVDDNKVSQMIHHQLLNVLGIVNHVVGNGKEAVEIHSSGKKFDLVLMDRDMPVMNGIEATKKLRDMGVKSTIAGVSSHSLSEERQEFIEAGLDDYHEKPLTVAKLLSVVSKIKYKA
- the LOC104416321 gene encoding two-component response regulator 24, with the translated sequence MPISQSHGFSSPKSELTALVVDDDGVSQKIHHRLLNILGIENDVVANGKEAVDIHLSGKKFNLILMDRDMPVMNGIEATKRLRDMGIGSTIAGVSSHSSSKIKQEFTEAGLDVYHEKPLTVAKLLSVVSKINHDSSHAKVLQQNL